One window of Helicobacter sp. MIT 99-5507 genomic DNA carries:
- a CDS encoding metal ABC transporter permease, with amino-acid sequence MEILSFQFIQFALLSALLVSICGGIVGSIIVSNKTVFLSGGVAHSAFGGVGIALYFGFNVMLGAAITSILMSILLIYFIINKKKNIDSFIAAAWAFGMALGVILIDITPGYGIDLTSYLFGSILAVGKIDIIIIGIFDILLITFVYLYYREILGILYDETFCKLKNININIFLFFIYIFVSLGIVMSMNIAGLILVLAILSIPAYIASMFVSSLSKMMVLSFILSLMFICIGFFVSYYYNLSIGACVVMSAIFGMILSSILKIILRKCNG; translated from the coding sequence TTGGAGATATTATCATTTCAATTCATTCAATTTGCATTATTATCGGCTCTATTGGTTTCAATTTGTGGTGGCATTGTAGGCTCAATCATCGTTTCAAATAAAACCGTTTTTTTAAGTGGTGGTGTGGCACATAGTGCATTTGGTGGAGTTGGGATTGCTCTTTATTTTGGTTTTAATGTCATGCTTGGAGCTGCAATCACAAGTATTTTGATGTCAATATTACTTATATATTTCATCATTAATAAAAAGAAAAATATCGATTCATTTATCGCAGCAGCTTGGGCATTTGGTATGGCTCTTGGTGTGATTTTGATTGATATTACTCCCGGATATGGGATAGATTTGACAAGCTATTTATTTGGCTCGATTCTTGCTGTAGGCAAAATCGACATTATCATTATTGGTATATTTGATATATTGCTTATTACTTTTGTTTATTTATATTATAGAGAGATTCTAGGAATCTTATATGATGAGACATTTTGTAAATTAAAAAATATCAATATTAATATTTTCTTATTTTTTATTTATATATTTGTATCGCTTGGGATTGTTATGAGTATGAATATAGCAGGATTGATATTAGTTCTTGCGATACTTAGTATTCCTGCATATATCGCAAGTATGTTTGTTAGTTCGCTTAGTAAGATGATGGTATTGTCTTTTATTTTATCATTGATGTTTATTTGTATTGGCTTTTTTGTGAGTTATTATTATAATTTAAGCATAGGTGCTTGTGTGGTCATGAGTGCTATATTTGGTATGATACTTAGTAGTATTTTAAAAATAATTTTAAGGAAATGTAATGGATAA
- a CDS encoding phosphatase PAP2 family protein gives MKKIFFLLFFILSANLYAKVDYFRLYGDVFSFLPAFAGIYTLIEQDYEGLAYLAISTASTLATTFVIKYSFVGISKKNPNLARISRRPNGKDYEGFPSGHTSSAFSAAGFMQKRYGYKWGIPTTILATLVGISRITSKKHTTLQVLAGAALGYSMSYFITKQRDDMNILIDIEQREAKNGFKQQYYGLSFNMVF, from the coding sequence ATGAAAAAAATTTTCTTTCTTTTATTTTTTATTTTGAGTGCAAATCTTTATGCTAAGGTAGATTATTTTAGATTATATGGTGATGTTTTTTCATTTTTACCAGCATTTGCAGGAATCTATACTTTAATAGAACAAGATTATGAAGGGCTAGCTTATCTTGCTATTTCTACTGCTAGCACTCTTGCTACTACATTTGTAATAAAATATAGTTTTGTTGGCATTTCTAAGAAAAATCCAAATTTAGCTAGGATTTCACGCAGACCAAATGGAAAAGATTATGAAGGATTCCCATCAGGGCATACATCAAGTGCATTTTCAGCTGCTGGATTTATGCAAAAACGATATGGATATAAATGGGGGATTCCCACCACCATTTTGGCAACACTTGTTGGAATATCTAGGATTACATCAAAAAAACATACAACACTTCAAGTTTTAGCTGGCGCTGCTCTTGGGTATAGTATGTCATATTTTATTACAAAGCAAAGAGATGATATGAATATTTTAATTGATATTGAACAAAGGGAAGCAAAAAATGGTTTTAAACAGCAGTATTATGGATTATCATTTAATATGGTATTTTAA
- a CDS encoding DUF5408 family protein, which produces MDKNMQEIEKKALRAIKISIASIAISIFLGILSLWVLLNQVTISVGIDKKLIQIEKQIQDMQKPKSIESSKLESN; this is translated from the coding sequence ATGGATAAAAATATGCAAGAAATAGAGAAAAAAGCCCTTAGGGCTATAAAAATATCGATAGCTTCTATTGCAATATCAATATTTTTAGGGATATTATCTCTTTGGGTTTTACTAAATCAAGTAACCATTAGTGTTGGTATAGATAAAAAATTGATACAAATTGAAAAGCAAATACAAGATATGCAAAAACCTAAAAGCATAGAATCTAGCAAATTAGAATCTAATTAG